The genomic stretch AAGTGTCATCGCTGCCGCCAGTGCGGGGCGATGTAAATGGTCCCCAGTGCTCTATTACCAAAGAACAAGATGTTGACGTGCCAGCCCTGCGTGAAGTCGCGGCGAAGTGCCCGTGGTGAGCGGCGAGCGCCGGTTACGCATCGTTTTCTCCATCCTTCCGCCGCTGTGATGACCATCTGGTTTGAGCAAGGTCACCACGTccacctaaccccccccccccaatgtccaTTTCTACTGGCCCGGTGTGTAACGGGAGTGGAAAGTGGATGTCCTTGCATCAGCATGCGCAGCATCATGGTCTTCTGCAGCGAGTCACTTGGGAGTACCTAAACAGAGCAATTTAGTCTCCTCTTTTGTCAcctgttattaaataaatgattgagcGTTTAGCGTTTATGTAACTTATGTAAGCTCTTTTTCCTGAGGCAGTGGTAATGGCTGAGCCTTGGGATTTCTGCTTTCATGCATATGTAGATGCAGTAAATACATGGCATCACAATGCAGATGTAGCACGCTCACATGTATGTTACTGGATATGGCGTTCAGTACCCAGTTGTAATAGCTTACAAAGTGTAGGTAGCAGTGATAAagaattttctgtgtgtgtgagagagtgttagTAAGCAAATGGGTTCAGTGGGACTCTAATCCACTGTATTGGCACTAATTCTCAACACATGCTGAGCgcgcagtacacacacacgcacacacacacagacgcacacacacacttcctctcgCACAATGCCTCATAATGAAAATTGTCACGGCCctccacagaaaacaaaaggagagCCGGAGACACAAAGAGGCTGTGAGCGGCTGAGAGTTTGGCTCAGGGTTGTTTGTGCTGCGCCGTGAATCGAGCATTGTGTGCAGTGCCATTATCTCTGCCAGAGCAACAGTGTCACTGTCACCTCAGTAACCGTTACCTCCCAGGCCAGCCACACTTCTCTGggggcactctctctctctctctctctctctctctcctccccccttctttctctctctctcgctgtctgtctctctccttctctcccccccttctctctctctctctctctctctctctctcaatctctccccTGCCCACCACCATACTAGCACCAGGCGGATCTGTGATTAGAACATAAAACTGTACTCTGGTGCAGTCTGTGGTTTAGCCTCAGTGAAAAGTCAGCTTTCTGACAGCAAGGCTGCAGAACATTAGTGTCAGCAGAGCGGGGCACTGTGGATGCTTTTTATGTTCCTGTTTGTGGTAGCTTGTGGCCTGGGAGTCATTTCCATCCCTGTTTAGAAAAGCCTCAAAGATGACAAGGCTGGACTCCCACAGCCTTTTCTTTCCCTGATGTTGTGATTGATTTTGATTCTGTTTCGCCCCTCACAGGTGACCTGGGTCCACCCCTTCCTGCACGACCAGcatctgctccctccctctctttgcccctctccccctgccccgccccgccctgccccgccctgcagcAGCCATGGCACTCCGCTCCCCGGCCCTgcgcctcctgctcctcctcctcctgctcctccccctgccccagccctgCTCGCTGGAGTCCCAGCgcatggaggaggagctggcctCCGTGTCCGTCTCCCCCACGCCCTACGAGAACGGGACGGGCGGGGGCAAGCGGGCGTGCGCGGGGGGCCCCGCCGTCTGCCAGCCCGGCGTCCTGCTCCCCCTCTGGAAGCCCCGCAGCCCCGGGCTGGGGGACCAGGTGGCCCGCGCCGTGGTCTACTTCGTCTGTCTCATGTACATGTTCCTGGGCGTGTCCATCATCGCCGACCGCTTCATGGCCTCCATCGAGGTCATCACCTCccaggtacccccccccacacacacacacacacacacagacttatgcacacccaaacacaggtacccccccccacacacacacacacacacagacacaggcacacccaaacacaggtaccgcccccccccccccccacacacacacacacagacacacagacacaggcacacccaaacacaggtaccccccccgcacacagacacacatatccCCACAtgggtaccccccccccaaacgcacacacacacagggagacccTCCACATTCAACATCACACACTTATCACATGAAGTCCATGAGATTTATTCCGTGTCACACACTTATCGCATATTGAAGTCAGTAAGATTGATTCTGTACGACACACAACAGGAAGTCAGTGAGATCTTGTTGTTCAGAtagttttcatcagaaaaataaataacaacagaGGGGAAACGTGATTCCTTTGGCAGGTGGACAAACAagacaaagagaaaacacacaggATTAATGGGGTGATTCCAAAAAAGCAAACGGGCGAGGCTCGACTGCCGGTAGTTTTGTAGAGAAGCGCCGGAGAAGCAGAGCCGTTTATCACAGCAGCTGACCGTCCCAAAACGAGAGCAGCCGAGCCAAAAATCCTCCTCAAAACAAAACCCCCGGCAACATGCCGCCGGTTACTTATGCTCCTGAGCTTCCACTGGCATCTAGAGCTCTTCTCATTTATCAGTTTCTCACCATTATATCTCCTACCCTCTGACCTGATAGGTCAGGTGGGAAGAGGGAAAAACCATTGGGAAAAGCAATTGGGCGGGGGCGGTGGACAAGGGGAAGGATGGTACACTCCACAGACCGCACAGCCTAAATCATGGGCTGTGTGTGGATTCCTAACACTCGTCTGTTTCGGCTGTCTCCTGGGCCGAGTTATGGGGTCTTATTATGGGCTGGCGTGAGCTGGTCTACAGTAACTTACATTAGTGCCATAAAGATTTTGCAAGCGCATTGTCTCTGGGCGAAGAATGTTTTTAAGACAGTCTATATTTGTTATAGCTAGTCGATAGTCTATTGCTGGTAAAACTCAATTGCATATACTTGTATTCCCTTACATTAATAAGCTGTTATGTAAATggcttctgctaaattaatgttatgtaatattaATGCAAAGTTTCGATGTCTTAATGCAAAACAACACAGGTCCATCGTCTAAAAAGGTATAAGACTTTTCTGCAGTGGTTAGTGGCAGAATGTACGTCAGCATGCGCATACTGCTGGATGGATTAAAGAGATTTGTCTTGTAcctgttcaaaatattttgttgcgTATCCCTGACAACATAAACGGGAGCTCCTGTAATCCAGTCCCTGAGCATAAGAAACAGGCGCCAATACACCTGAAAGGATTCAGACACTCAACACAATCCgccattgtgtttgtttcagtgtgGTGATGCGTGtgccgtctctctgtctccgccCCGCAGGAGAAGGAGGTGACTATCACCCTGCCCAACGGGGAGACGTCGGTGGCGACCGTGCGCATTTGGAACGAGACGGTGTCCAACCTCACCCTGATGGCCCTGGGGTCGTCCGCCCCCGAGATCCTGCTGTCCGTCATCGAGGTGTGCTAGCTGAGTCATccaccaggccccgcccctttggGAGGGAACAGTTCCTTCATCGTTACCTCACAGCTATTTGCCCTTCATTGTGTTCCGATTTACAGTGGAAAGGGTTTCATTAAAAGCAGGGTCTCCATTAAAATTGACCTTGGCTTGGTCTGCTTAAACCTGGggttcccaaccctggtcctggaaagtCACAGGttgctggcttttgttgttaTGCAGGACataattgaacaattaaaaCTGCTGATGACTCACCTGGTTTTATGGGCCAATATTAGTGACTGATTATTAGGTGATGACAAAAACCAGCTGACCCTCTGGTTTTCCTAGACCGATATTGGGAACCCCTGGCctatgatgtgtgtgtttctggtgcATCTACACCtgtctgtacagtgtgtgtgtgtctgtgtacagggGGGGTTTTACAGAGCCCTCTATCACACTGTTTCCTagtaactgtaatgtaataacactAATGCAATATGGTTGACCGAGGGgaattccccctccccctccctctccctctctctcgctctctctctctctcacacacacacactcactctgtctaGCAGGCCTTTTAATTCACTCTGTCAGCTTACCTGTCATTCTCCAGCAGGTTGCCAGCACTCAGTGTCACTTTATCTCATCTCCAGTTGACATTTTTAGGCTGCCCACCTTTGACTGACCTCTTAAGCTTGCAAAGAGGACCCTAATGACAgtttttctcattaaaaatgaagactAAAAGCGCTCAGTAGATATGAAGCTGAGAGGCCTCTCCGGTCATCGCTtctcgttgttttttttttcgtttggcGCCGGTAGGTGTGTGGGAAAAACTTTGAGTCGGGCGAGCTGGGCCCGGGCACCATCGTGGGCAGCGCGGCCTTCAACATGTTCGTGATCATCGCCATCTGCGTGTGGGTCATCCCCGACGGCGAGACGCGCAAGATCAAGCACCTGCGCGTCTTCTTCATCACCGCCTTCTGGAGCATCTTCGCCTACATCTGGCTCTACCTCATCCTGGCTGTCATCACGCCTGGCGtcgtggaggtgtgtgtgtgtgtgtgtgtgtgtgtgtctgtctgtctgtctgtctgtctgtctgactgtctgtatgagtgtctgtctgtctgtctgtctgtctgtctgactgtctgtatgagtgtctgtctgtctgtctgtccgtctgtctgtatgagtgtctgtctgtctgtccgtctgtctgtatgagtgtctgtctgtctgtctgtctgtctgactgtctgtatgagtgtctgtctgtctgtccgtccatctgtctgtatgaatgtctgtctgtctgtctgtccgtccgtccgtccgtccgtctgtctgattgactgcctgtctgtctgtctgtctgtatgagtgtctgtctgtctgtctgtctgtctgtgcctgcctgtttgactgactgactgactgcctgtctgtctgactgtctgtatgagtgtctgtctgtctgtctgtctgtccgtctgtctgtatgagtgtctgtctgtctgtctgtctgtctgtctgactgtctgtatgagtgtctgtctgtctgtctgtccgtctgtctgtatgagtgtctgtctgtctgtccgtctgtctgtatgagtgtctgtctgtctgtccgtctgtctgtatgagtgtctgtctgtctgtctgtctgtctgactgtctgtatgagtgtctgtctgtctgtccgtccgtctgtctgtatgaatgtctgtctgtctgtctgtccgtccgtccgtccgtctgtctgattgactgcctgtctgtctgtctgtctgtatgagtgtctgtctgtctgtctgtctgtgcctgcctgtttgactgactgactgacagcctgtctgtctgactgtctgtatgagtgtctgtctgtctgtctgtctgtccgtctgtctgtatgagtgtctgtctgtctgactgtctgtatgagtgtctgtctgtctgtctgtctgtccgtctgtctgtatgagtgtctgtctgtctgtctgtctgtctgactgtctgtatgagtgtctgtctgtctgtctgtccgtctgtctgtatgagtgtctgtctgtctgtctgtctgtctgtctgtccgtctgtctgtatgagtgtctgtctgtctgtctgtctgtctgtctgtctgactgtctgtatgagtgtctgtctgtctgtccgtccgtctgtctgtatgaatgtctgtctgtctgtctgtccgtccgtccgtccgtctgtctgactgactgcctgtctgtctgtatgagtgtctgtctgtctgtttgtctgactGGCTGGCCGGTGGAATTCTGACTTGTCGGTCAgacttggtgtgtgtgtgtatcagagtGCATTGaaaagtatgtgtgcatgtgtgtgtttgtatgagtatTGTGGttttatacaataataataataataataataataataatgatggtgTTTCGTGCCCAGGTTTGGGAGGCCCTGGTCACTCTGCTCTATTTCCCCATCTGCGTGATCCTGGCCTGGATCGCTGATCGCCGGCTGCTCTTTTACAAGTACATGTACAAGCGCTACCGGGCAGACAAGCGCCGGGGCATCGTCGTGGAGACCGAGGGCGAGATGACGCCCAAGGACGTGGAGATGATCATGGACGGCAAGTTCCCgcccgggggcggagccgtcGGCGCCACGACCACCGAGAACTGCCAGGAGGGCAACGGCACGGCAACGGCCCCGGCTAACAGCACCGCCGTCAACGTGGAGAGCAACAAAGAGCTGGACGAGAGCCGCAAGGAGGTGAGCgcagggaggggcctgggagagagggcagcagggaggggcctgggagagagggcagcagggaggggagtgcaggaggggcctgggagagagggcagcagggaggggcctgggagagaggggagcagggaggggagtgcaggaggggcctgggagagagggcagcagggaggggagcgCAGGGAGGAgcctgggagagagggcagcagggaggggcctgggagagaggggagcagggaggggagtgcaggaggggcctgggagagagggcagcagggaggggagcgCAGGGAGGAgcctgggagagagggtagcagggaggggcctgggagagagggcagcagggagggtcctgggagagagggcagcagggaggggagtgcagggaggggcctgggagagagggcagcagggaggggcctgggagagagggcagcagggaggggagtgcagggaggggcctgggagagagggcagcagggagggggctgggagcagggaggggcctgggagagagggcagcagggaggggcctgggagcagggaggggcctgggagagagggcagcagggaggggcctgggagagagggtagcagggaggggcctgggagcagggaggggcctgggagagagggcagcagagaggggcctgggagagagggcagcagggaggggcctgggagagagggcagcagagaggggcctgggagagaggggagcagggaggggcctgggaaagagggcagcagagaggggcctgggagagagggtagCAGAGAggggcctgggagagagggcagcagggaggggcctgggagagagggcagcagggaggggagtgcagggaggggcctgggagagagggcagcagggaggggagcgCAGGGAGGAgcctgggagagagggcagcagggaggggcctgggagagagggcagcagggaggggcctgggagagagggcagcagggaggggagtgcagggaggggcctgggatagagggcagcagggaggggcctgggagagagggcagcagggaggggagtgcagggaggggcctgggagagagggcagcagggaggggcctgggagcagggaggggcctgggagagagggcagcagggaggggcctgggagagagggcagcagagaggggcctgggagagagggcagcagggaggggcctgggagagagggtagcagggaggggcctgggagcagggaggggcctgggagagagggcagcagggaggggcctgggagagaggggagcagggaggggcctgggagagagggtagcagggaggggcctgggagcagggaggggcctgggagagagggcagcagggaggggcctgggagagagggtagCAGGGAGGGGAGTGCAGGAggggcctgggagagagggtagcagggaggggcctgggagcagggaggggcctgggagagagggcagcaggggcctgggagagagggtagcagggaggggcctgggagcagggaggggcctgggagagagggcagcagggaggggcctgggagagagggtagCAGGGAGGGGAGTGCAGGAggggcctgggagagagggtagCAGGGAGGGGCGTGCAGGAGGGACCTGGGAGAGAGGGTAGCAGGGAGGGGAGTGCAGGAggggcctgggagagagggtagCAGGGAGGGGAGTtcagggaggggcctgggagagagggtagCAGGGAGGGGcgtgcaggaggagaggagagcaggagaggggaaaCGGCAGATAGCATGGGAGATAGCATTTATCCACCTGTTAATCCATGGTAATCTGGATATGTGCAAATGGCGTACAGTTTTATGATTCTAAGATCAGAACACTATAAAATCAGCTTCAAAATCAGCTTGTATGATGTTCTCTTATAAATGGCTCGATTGAACAGATTAGAGCCTTCTCCATTTACAGATTACCATCTGCCGCATGTGGGATAGAGTTTAGTTTCCTGCTGTGGAGTGCTGTTACACAGGCGAGAGTTAAACCTGGGGAAACAGTCCCCACGACCATTACTGTGCACATGTTTGGCATCCTGGTCACATGTGCGGTCACATGGTTTTGTGCCACACGTCGCCAGCGTCAGCCtaacctctgacccccccccccccccgcacaggTGATCCGCATCCTGAAGGAGCTGAAGCAGAAGTACCCCGACAAGGAGCTGGATCAGCTGGTGGAGCTGGCCAACTACTACGCCCTGCTGCACCAGCAGAAGAGCCGGGCCTTCTACCGCATCCAGGCCACGCGCATGATGATCGGCGCCGGCAACGTGCTGAAGAAGCACGCGGCCGACCAcgcccgccgcgccgccgcgccCGAGGACGTGCCCGAGGCGGACGACCTGGCCACCTGCAGCCGCATTGCCTTCGAGGCGGCCCACTGCCAGTGCATGGAGAACTGCGGCACGCTCAGCCTGGGCGTGGTCTGCCAGGGCGGCGCCGGCGAGAGCACCTTCTACGTGGACTACCGCACCGAGGACGGCTCGGCCAACGCCGGCTCCGACTACGAGTACAGCGAGGGCACGCTGGTCTTCAAGCCCGGCGAGGCCAGGAAGGAGATCAAGGTGGGCCGCACTGCGTTCTTCCTCAGAGACTGAGTTTCCCCAAATTTCAGCTACAACAGTAGGGAGACCCCCATCAGTAATTAAAGTTAAGCATATAGAGCTGGGCATCTAGTGAGTCGAATGCATGGGTGTGCAgtcgtgctggtttttgttttagctcagcactaCGACAGCGGATTCGACTAATTAACTAACGTTCAATCAAGACcatgataagtagaatcaggtgtcttctCCTTGGGCTATAAAAACAACCTGTActcacaccggccctttttggataagatttgGCACCCATGGTTGAAAGAATCACGGGAAGGCATCAGAgacagggaaggggggtggaggggagtaAGGGGGGAAGGTTAAAGTGAGATACTAGCCTGGCCTCTGAGCTCACTTCCGTAGCTCTGTCAGGGTGGAGCAGTCTAGCTGCAGTGTGAGACTAACCGTCAGACCAGCCACTGTGAGCTACGGTGAGCAGCCGCGTAGCAACGGCTCACGGCTGGGAAGCAAAGACTCAGCCCAGGGGTTATCCCACAGCGACTCAACCCGAGCTGCTTCTTCTCAGTCTCCTACAATGCtgtgttttattgaatttctttttacaagTAGGCATATGTCAgccatagtaaaaaaaaactgacctttTCGCAAAATGTTACGGGGCTGTAATACTACAATTACccagtgtaaaatgtaatgagCAGGGCTTTTAGTAGAGATATCAGAggggggttttggggagggggggctggaggcggGTATGTAAATGACTGTGGCTGACACGAGTTTTGGTCCCCCGACATTAGCCGCTGGGGAACTGGTATTTTAGGGCACATGTTGTTGAAACATTAATATGTATAGCTCTATGTTGAacgctttttatttttttgctcttttgtcATATTTCCATTCTGAAAATGGAATGGTACCCATGTGGGAGGgcgggattaaaaaaaaaaagtcctttgaTTGACAGGAACCTGGAAAGCAAATTTGTGTTAAAAGACTGTGAACAGTGTGCAATCTCTCAGGTGTTCAGTCCTGTCATTCACAGTGCTTTGATAATATGACAAGCACTTCTACATAGCCCTGGAGGGGGCTTAGAgaaattcatatttctgttgTGGTCACACCATATTAATTTGTGGGAATGTGGTTCTTAATTTGAGGCTGCCACTTATTATTGCACGGCCACAAGACCATTAATTTGCGGCCAGGAGTTACGATCGTGCAGCCAATAGATCATTAATACGAGGCCACAACTTTATTAGTACATGGCCattccataaatattttttttgttttatgtcc from Anguilla anguilla isolate fAngAng1 chromosome 12, fAngAng1.pri, whole genome shotgun sequence encodes the following:
- the slc8a2b gene encoding sodium/calcium exchanger 2b produces the protein MALRSPALRLLLLLLLLLPLPQPCSLESQRMEEELASVSVSPTPYENGTGGGKRACAGGPAVCQPGVLLPLWKPRSPGLGDQVARAVVYFVCLMYMFLGVSIIADRFMASIEVITSQEKEVTITLPNGETSVATVRIWNETVSNLTLMALGSSAPEILLSVIEVCGKNFESGELGPGTIVGSAAFNMFVIIAICVWVIPDGETRKIKHLRVFFITAFWSIFAYIWLYLILAVITPGVVEVWEALVTLLYFPICVILAWIADRRLLFYKYMYKRYRADKRRGIVVETEGEMTPKDVEMIMDGKFPPGGGAVGATTTENCQEGNGTATAPANSTAVNVESNKELDESRKEVIRILKELKQKYPDKELDQLVELANYYALLHQQKSRAFYRIQATRMMIGAGNVLKKHAADHARRAAAPEDVPEADDLATCSRIAFEAAHCQCMENCGTLSLGVVCQGGAGESTFYVDYRTEDGSANAGSDYEYSEGTLVFKPGEARKEIKVGIIDDDIFEEDEHFFVRLLNLRVGDAEGMFESEGAGVAPKGRLVEPLVATVTILDDDHAGIFTFGERLLRVSESVGTMEVTVVRNSGARGTVILPYRTEAGTARGNGVDYEDTHGELEFTNDQTTQTLTVKIIDDEEYEKHENFFIVLEEPRWLKRGISALLLNQEDPEGQMSAEEEEARRIAEMGKPILGEHSRLEVVIEESYEFKSTVDKLIKKTNLALVIGTHSWREQFIEAVTVSAGDGDDEEEEGREERLPSCFDYVMHFLTVFWKVLFACVPPTEYWNGWACFVVSISVIGFLTAIIGDLASHFGCTVGLRDTVTAVVFVALGTSIPDTFASKVAATQDQYADASVGNVTGSNAVNVFLGIGVAWSVAAVYWRVKGKAFRVDPGSLAFSVTLFTIFAFICMGVLLFRRRPSIGGELGGPRVARVLTCLLFLGLWFLYILFSSLEAYCHIEGF